From Theileria orientalis strain Shintoku DNA, chromosome 4, complete genome, the proteins below share one genomic window:
- a CDS encoding tRNA-pseudouridine synthase I — protein MTKDSPELAEDSTKLATERAKTNLLLTVSYDGTYYFGMSGPMVFLTEYGIPVNCTDASLSSVSNELMKTITLIHGYFGNKRKFKLARSEELLKRLKSEDSSKDTSAPTSNEFEEAEEYANRFTMIAASRTDRGVHSMGAACQYLSFDREFNFKSLEEFQDALNKRLPEDIRVTSVTIPPTPRFNVRHNNIGKCYIYKVDMSSDPSLFERNYYWQIMSDKHFLNTLLRKYNKVRTEFSFEKLEEAGKVFHGTHNFEGYRKASKGNERSHLIDPICTINSIEFVNNPNDKIDIVVKGNRFLYKMVRCIVSHLILAGFNVIKPDQIKATLETGSEIPNVPYAPAHGLYLKEVYFNKDVQDRIDESKKRYYERLNSVLSR, from the exons ATGACGAAAGATTCTCCTGAATTGGCTGAGGATTCCACAAAACTGGCCACTGAAAGAGCGAAAACGAACCTGCTGCTCACCGTTTCATACGATGGAACTTACTATTTCGGAATGTCTGGTCCAATGGTTTTCCTAACTGAATACGGCATCCCCGTAAATTGCACCGACGCAAGTCTAAGTTCCGTTTCAAACGAATTAATGAAGACAATAACACTAATACATGGCTATTTTGGCAATAAAAGGAAGTTTAAACTGGCGAGGTCCGAGGAATTATTGAAAAGGCTGAAGTCGGAGGACTCGTCAAAAGATACTAGTGCACCCACTAGTAATGAGTTTGAAGAGGCTGAGGAGTACGCAAACAGATTTACCATGATTGCCGCAAGCAGAACCGACAGAGGTGTGCATTCGATGGGAGCA GCGTGCCAGTATTTGTCGTTTGACCGggaatttaatttcaaaaGCCTGGAAGAATTCCAAGACGCGCTGAATAAGAGACTTCCAGAAGACATTAGAGTCACGTCAGTGACAATTCCACCGACGCCCAGA TTTAACGTTAGACATAATAACATTGGCAAGTGTTACATTTACAAAGTGGACATGTCGTCGGATCCCTCGCTGTTCGAAAGGAATTACTATTGGCAGATTATGTCAGACAAgcattttttaaacacactGCTAAGAA AATACAACAAAGTGAGGACTGAGTTTTCGTTTGAAAAGTTGGAGGAGGCAGGCAAGGTGTTCCATGGAACCCATAACTTTGAG GGATATAGAAAGGCCAGTAAGGGCAATGAACGCAGCCACCTGATTGATCCAATATGTACAATTAACAGCATTGAATTCGTGAATAACCCAAATGACAA AATTGATATCGTTGTCAAGGGGAATAGATTCCTGTATAAAATGGTCAGGTGCATCGTCAGTCACTTGATCCTG GCTGGATTTAACGTAATTAAGCCTGACCAAATTAAAGCGACTTTGGAAACAGGATCTGAGATCCCAAACGTGCCTTACGCCCCTGCTCACGGCCTGTATTTGAAGGAGGTGTATTTCAACAAGGATGTGCAGGACAGGATAGACGAATCCAAGAAAAGGTACTACGAACGCCTAAACAGTGTGTTGAGCCGTTAA
- a CDS encoding 40S ribosomal protein S11, producing MSSAKRAAVTEAPTTLGPQAKGEHVFGVAHVFASFNDTFIHITDLSGRETLVRVTGGMKVKADRDESSPYAAMMAAQDAAARAKELGITAVHVKLRATGGTRSKTPGPGAQSALRSLARSGLKIGRIEDVTPIPTDSTRRKCGRRGRRL from the exons ATGAGTTCCGCAAAGAGAGCTGCCGTAACAGAGGCTCCAACCACTTTGGGCCCTCAAGCAAAGGGTGAACATGTATTCGGAGTGGCACACGTATTCGCATCATTCAACGATACATTCATCCATATCACTGATTTATCAGGAAGGGAAACTCTGGTCAGAGTGACAG GAGGAATGAAAGTTAAGGCCGATCGTGACGAATCAAGCCCATACGCAGCTATGATGGCAGCTCAAGACGCTGCAGCCAGAGCAAAAGAGCTCGGAATCACAGCTGTGCACGTCAAACTTCGCGCGACTGGAGGAACAAGATCGAAAACTCCCGGACCTGGGGCACAGTCAGCTTTAAG gtCTCTTGCACGTTCTGGTCTTAAAATAGGAAGAATTGAGGACGTAACTCCAATTCCAACAGATTCTACCAGAAGGAAGTGCGgtagaagaggaagaagattgtag